Proteins encoded in a region of the Planococcus citri chromosome 1, ihPlaCitr1.1, whole genome shotgun sequence genome:
- the Rpt4 gene encoding 26S proteasome regulatory subunit 10B, whose translation MTVNGSADNVREKALADYRKKLIEHKEVESRLKEMREQLKDLTKQYDKSENDLKALQSVGQIVGEVLKQLTEDKFIVKATNGPRYVVGCRRQLDKTKLKSGTRVALDMTTLTIMRYLPREVDPLVYNMSHEDPGEVTYSAIGGLSEQIRELREVIELPLMNPELFQRVGITPPKGCLLYGPPGTGKTLLARAVASQLDANFLKVVSSAIVDKYIGESARLIREMFNYAKDHQPCIIFMDEIDAIGGRRFSEGTSADREIQRTLMELLNQMDGFDSLGQVKMIMATNRPDTLDPALLRPGRLDRKIEIPLPNEQARLEILKIHANSITKHGEIDYEAVVKLSDNFNGADLRNVCTEAGLFAIRAEREYVLQEDFMKAVRKVADNKKLESKLDYKPV comes from the exons atgacgGTGAACGGAAGTGCGGATAATGTTCGAGAGAAAGCCTTGGCTGACTAccgtaaaaaattaatcgaacaCAAAGAAGTGGAAAGTCGGCTCAAAGAAA TGCGAGAGCAACTAAAAGACCTCACCAAACAGTACGACAAGtctgaaaatgatttgaaaGCTTTACAAAGCGTCGGTCAAATCGTAGGAGAAGTTCTCAAACAACTCACCGAAGataaat TTATAGTCAAAGCTACGAATGGACCGAGATACGTTGTTGGTTGCAGAAGACAACTCGATAAAACAAAGCTCAAATCCGGTACTCGTGTGGCTCTTGATATGACTACCTTGACTATTATGCGTTATTTACCTCGTGAAGTCGATCCTTTGGTTTACAATATGTCTCACGAAGATCCTGGTGAAGTCACGTATTCGGCGATTGGTGGTCTTAGTGAACAAATTCGCGAATTGAGAGAA GTTATCGAATTACCTTTAATGAATCCGGAGCTTTTTCAACGTGTTGGTATTACTCCGCCGAAAGGATGTTTGTTATATGGACCTCCTGGAACTGGAAAAACCTTATTGGCTCGTGCTGTTGCCAGTCAGCTAGATGCTAATTTCTTGAAA GTGGTATCGAGCGCTATTGTTGATAAATATATTGGTGAGAGCGCTCGACTAATTCGAGAAATGTTCAACTATGCTAAAGATCATCAAccttgtattatttttatggaTGAAATCGACGCTATCG GTGGTAGAAGATTTTCCGAAGGAACTTCGGCAGATCGTGAAATTCAACGTACGCTGATGGAACTTCTGAATCAAATGGATGGTTTCGATTCATTAGGAcaa GTTAAAATGATCATGGCTACTAATCGACCAGATACCTTAGATCCTGCTTTGTTGCGTCCCGGTCGTCTTGATCGTAAAATCGAAATTCCTTTACCAAATGAGCAAGCTagattagaaattttgaaaattcacgccAACTCGATTACCAAACATGGCGAAATTG attACGAAGCTGTGGTTAAATTGTCAGATAATTTCAACGGTGCTGATTTACGTAACGTATGCACGGAAGCTGGTCTTTTCGCCATTCGAGCCGAAAGAGAATACGTTCTACAAGAAGATTTCATGAAAGCCGTTCGTAAAGTAGCGGACAACAAGAAACTAGAGTCGAAGTTGGATTATAAACCAGTCTAA
- the wuho gene encoding tRNA (guanine-N(7)-)-methyltransferase non-catalytic subunit wuho, translating into MAALIVRNGTLGIYNNTCNFVLDYHNDTHQHLSILPTPPIQSSTDSYLGLVTYCSAFSSDSSYYAVTDQKTLYIWSTRTWELVTKTLERSASKITFTPRDDAVVVADKTGDVYVYALSESTPKGTRILGHLSILLDVLVTPDSKYIITCDRDEKIRVSCYPNGYNIQCFCLGHTEFVTRITFSLNTLVSCSGDGTVKYWSYLDGKESYSYDISKDLQEETHLDQYLITNIATIDYQDYSTICLSVHKYNGVLVYKSKRYDGDKISVEIVQKIQCEEPLNIATNTHSLWILSNSESSILSVWSWNTIDKFERTHDKYENNAINVVNRECSKLIKASFVDLSVLYKKYQMNEEKRKKIRLQ; encoded by the coding sequence ATGGCCGCTTTGATCGTACGTAACGGTACTCTCGGTATATACAATAATACATGTAACTTTGTGCTCGATTATCATAACGATACACACCAGCACCTTAGCATACTTCCTACGCCACCCATTCAGTCGAGCACAGACAGTTATCTAGGTTTGGTAACTTATTGCTCGGCTTTCTCCAGCGACAGCAGTTACTACGCTGTAACCGATCAAAAAACACTTTATATTTGGTCCACTCGAACATGGGAATTGGTAACCAAAACGCTGGAAAGATCAGCCAGTAAGATTACGTTCACGCCTCGAGATGACGCCGTCGTAGTAGCCGATAAAACAGGAGACGTTTACGTATACGCGTTATCGGAAAGTACGCCTAAAGGTACCCGAATCTTGGGTCATCTATCTATTCTACTCGACGTACTAGTTACGCCGGATTCCAAGTACATAATAACTTGCgatcgcgatgaaaaaatacGAGTGTCGTGTTATCCGAACGGTTACAATATTCAGTGTTTTTGCTTAGGCCATACCGAATTCGTCACCAGGATTACTTTTTCACTCAACACGCTGGTATCGTGTTCGGGCGACGGTACCGTTAAGTATTGGTCATATTTAGACGGCAAGGAATCGTACAGTTATGATATTTCGAAAGATCTTCAAGAAGAAACGCATCTCGATCAATACCTTATCACGAATATTGCAACTATAGACTATCAAGATTACTCTACGATTTGCCTATCTGTTCATAAATACAACGGCGTTCTCGTTTACAAATCTAAACGCTACGACGGCGATAAAATCAGCGTCGAAATTGTACAGAAGATTCAATGCGAAGAGCCTTTAAACATCGCCACCAATACACATTCTTTATGGATCCTGAGTAACTCGGAATCTTCGATATTATCAGTATGGTCTTGGAATACGATCGATAAGTTCGAGAGAACTCACGATAAATACGAAAATAACGCGATTAACGTTGTGAATAGAGAATGCTCGAAGCTGATAAAAGCTTCGTTCGTCGATCTCAGCGTATTATACAAGAAATATCAAATGAATGAAGAAAAACGCAAGAAGATTCGATTACAATGA
- the SWIP gene encoding WASH complex subunit 4 — translation MVYVTIEKSIEEDTQRAAAEVQLQKYGQFFDEFSSRIRQLSTTLGDSMIHHRRRYINADFQPKEQIDSVQELINSENKIIDKVLAVFCTLCDEVTYLESEARVKYLGPILYYGSGLPDNPSIEESQFLLSKTLPLLQDLSNFLKHCERLVFDIISQLSAFYRLHFEIADASVFTVFDSLADLLLVMILLEEVLINNQDLIYHWTLYQRTIQLASCSASEIVYDVGKLRRLDQLVNRLEKHLLTKKIFQTVLNGNFDKKVPVKINKRLEEEFFNYLKTLLSDVDRTVNREGCTNMTKLAKLSVMFVLHVNIYGSYDKKFLKTFSEILKKYSLVTLRYNVLLQLDTFTLQYIGQLLKPAEKKLFEKNQPQYAETYLADVTQRMNRDVNFYTGEILSWMLRLEVKLHEDTSFANGTNVQYLAEICSLLVDGINYVVQIKALLALVSNLHIKTKKPMYKTSAVSFCRLVELIKCIESVYRRHHSAIFKSLNYIVQYLLHQCLTIIGTVKKSVAASDKRFKEIRVDAISSIVIAENSLSGPPTKLRQQIVALCLNLASQLKTMLQDTDRQKLNGLLSKITLCTSLLRSLADVTECKFMYRDIGALPVYLEDISTRYLSPNRIQYVLDALENSKTALRAQFEDLGLPNNVTNEVLEQFTDHVVAPNCAKMEENLRLHALHHLQLGKRTLAKVNNDLIHFSRLDRMRFGDASLDVRFAVESYLDRTFYDLTTVALHDWQIYGEMRTLAKRKFQLELMTDDALPNHTLEQGPDLLEITRNLGTFVATNFYNLNNQIFIEACSNNKHLNTINIKHTTNSIRTHGAGIMSTAVNYTYQFLCSKLRVFSQFLYDEQVKSRLLKDISFFNEQSSSNVKFPYDRAERFNRGIRKLGINAEGQTCLDQFRQLISQIGNALGYVRLIRSGGLRYFSNACSFIPNLKEIVDFQELSATEPFSPACQQAAVNLNNVVTNMSRNIAEGTNYFKLLVDVFSSIVEDPKNDHLKNFYAVIPALTINFVEYSIGAKEGLSKKNTKTTVTFTDDGFAVGVAYFLQTLKQSAHFDSFQWFQSVNEKFEAIKADLTTQIANISKDDLKLNHTLSLSLKRADTYQKEFKLLYYNLYSARVLFQGQNKPQTEQEAQDE, via the coding sequence ATGGTGTACGTAACAATCGAGAAAAGCATCGAAGAAGACACGCAGAGAGCAGCCGCCGAAGTCCAGCTGCAAAAATATGGTCAATTCTTCGACGAATTTAGCTCTCGCATTCGGCAATTATCGACCACATTGGGCGACTCCATGATCCATCATCGTCGCCGTTACATTAACGCTGATTTCCAACCGAAAGAGCAGATCGACTCTGTGCAAGAGTTGATCAACAGCGAGAATAAAATCATCGACAAGGTACTGGCGGTATTCTGTACGTTATGCGACGAAGTTACCTATTTAGAATCCGAAGCTCGTGTCAAGTACCTGGGCCCGATATTGTACTACGGTTCCGGGTTACCGGACAATCCGTCCATAGAAGAAAGCCAATTCTTGCTGAGTAAAACGTTGCCTTTGCTTCAAGATTTATCGAATTTCCTGAAACACTGCGAACGCTTGGTGTTCGACATCATCTCGCAGTTGTCTGCATTTTATCGATTGCATTTCGAGATCGCCGATGCGAGTGTGTTCACCGTATTCGACAGCTTGGCTGATCTCTTGCTCGTGATGATTTTACTGGAAGAGGTGTTGATTAATAATCAAGATCTGATTTACCATTGGACATTATACCAAAGAACCATACAGCTTGCTTCGTGTAGCGCTTCGGAGATAGTCTACGATGTGGGTAAACTCAGGCGACTCGATCAGCTAGTGAATCGTTTAGAGAAACATCTACTtacgaagaaaattttccaaactgtGCTGAATGGTAACTTCGATAAAAAGGTACCGGTCAAGATCAATAAACGTCTCGAGGAAGAGTTCTTCAACTACTTGAAGACTCTGTTGAGTGACGTAGATCGAACGGTGAATCGAGAAGGCTGCACTAATATGACAAAGTTGGCCAAACTCAGCGTTATGTTTGTCTTACACGTGAATATTTACGGTAGTTACGATAAAAAGTTCTTGAAGACGTTTTCggaaatactgaaaaaatactCGCTGGTTACGTTACGTTACAATGTCCTTCTGCAACTGGACACTTTCACTTTGCAATACATCGGTCAGCTGTTGAAACCGGCGGAGAAAAAGCTCTTCGAGAAGAACCAACCGCAGTATGCGGAGACTTATCTGGCCGATGTGACGCAAAGAATGAACAGAGATGTTAATTTTTACACCGGTGAAATTCTTAGTTGGATGTTACGTTTGGAAGTTAAACTACACGAGGATACGAGCTTCGCGAACGGAACCAATGTCCAGTACTTGGCTGAAATATGTAGTCTGTTAGTGGATGGAATCAATTACGTGGTTCAGATTAAAGCTTTACTCGCCCTAGTTTCGAATCTGCATATTAAAACCAAGAAACCAATGTACAAGACATCAGCTGTCTCGTTTTGTCGACTGGTTGAGCTGATCAAGTGCATCGAATCTGTATACAGACGTCATCATTCGGCCATTTTTAAATCTCTTAATTATATCGTTCAGTACTTGCTGCATCAGTGCCTTACTATCATCGGTACGGTGAAGAAATCGGTCGCAGCGTCGGATAAACGTTTCAAGGAGATTCGCGTAGATGCCATTTCTTCGATCGTCATAGCAGAAAACAGCTTATCAGGACCTCCGACTAAGCTCCGTCAGCAAATCGTAGCTCTGTGTCTGAACTTGGCTAGCCAATTGAAAACCATGCTTCAGGATACCGATCGTCAAAAACTAAATGGATTATTATCCAAGATAACCTTATGCACTTCGCTTCTACGATCTCTGGCCGACGTGACTGAATGTAAATTCATGTACAGAGATATTGGCGCATTACCGGTATACTTAGAAGACATATCTACGCGATACTTATCCCCGAATCGAATCCAATACGTATTGGATGCTTTGGAAAACAGTAAAACTGCGTTACGAGCTCAATTCGAAGACCTAGGTTTGCCAAATAATGTAACCAACGAGGTTCTCGAGCAATTCACAGACCACGTGGTTGCTCCAAATTGCgccaaaatggaagaaaatctTCGTTTGCACGCGTTGCATCATTTACAGCTCGGTAAACGTACTTTGGCGAAGGTGAACAACGATCTAATTCATTTTAGCAGACTGGATCGTATGCGTTTTGGAGACGCTTCTTTGGATGTGCGATTTGCCGTCGAGTCTTACTTGGATCGAACGTTCTACGATTTGACCACGGTTGCATTACACGATTGGCAAATTTACGGCGAGATGAGAACGTTAGCTAAACGTAAATTTCAACTCGAGTTAATGACCGATGACGCTTTACCAAATCATACTCTCGAACAAGGTCCTGATTTATTGGAAATAACTCGAAATTTGGGTACGTTCGTCGCGACCAATTTCTATAATCTTAATAATCAAATCTTCATCGAGGCCTGCAGCAATAATAAACATCTGAATACGATCAACATTAAACATACCACGAATTCGATTCGAACACACGGAGCTGGTATCATGAGTACCGCCGTCAACTACACGTATCAATTCTTGTGCTCGAAACTACGCGTGTTTTCTCAGTTCTTATACGACGAACAGGTTAAATCGAGATTGCTCAAAGATATCTCTTTCTTCAACGAGCAATCTTCATCGAATGTCAAATTCCCGTACGATCGAGCCGAACGTTTCAACAGAGGAATACGTAAATTGGGCATCAATGCCGAAGGTCAAACTTGCCTAGATCAATTCCGCCAGCTCATTTCGCAAATAGGTAACGCTCTCGGTTACGTACGACTGATACGTTCCGGTGGCCTTCGTTATTTCTCCAACGCTTGTAGTTTCATTCCAAATTTGAAGGAGATCGTCGATTTTCAAGAGTTATCAGCGACCGAACCTTTCTCGCCAGCTTGTCAACAAGCGGCCGTCAATTTAAACAACGTAGTTACCAATATGAGCAGGAATATCGCCGAAGGTACCAATTACTTCAAGCTTCTCGTCGACGTATTCTCATCCATAGTGGAAGATCCGAAAAacgatcatttgaaaaatttttacgctGTGATTCCAGCGTTAACGATTAATTTCGTAGAATACTCGATCGGTGCCAAAGAAGGTCTTAGtaagaaaaacaccaaaactACTGTTACCTTTACAGACGACGGTTTCGCCGTAGGAGTGGCGTATTTTCTACAAACCCTTAAACAAAGCGCTCATTTCGATTCATTCCAATGGTTTCAGTCGGTAAACGAGAAATTCGAAGCGATTAAGGCCGATTTGACTACACAAATCGCTAATATTTCCAAAGACGACTTGAAGCTCAACCATACGCTTAGTCTATCTCTGAAACGAGCTGATACGTACCAGAAGGAGTTTAAACTGTTATATTACAATTTATATAGTGCTAGGGTTCTATTCCAGGGTCAAAATAAACCTCAGACTGAACAAGAGGCTCAGGATGAATAA